One stretch of Oncorhynchus keta strain PuntledgeMale-10-30-2019 unplaced genomic scaffold, Oket_V2 Un_contig_2990_pilon_pilon, whole genome shotgun sequence DNA includes these proteins:
- the LOC127923474 gene encoding pre-mRNA 3'-end-processing factor FIP1-like: protein MNVPPPGFPPPSGPPPSLIPTLDSSGHPGGYDVRPVPPYPFPTGGFPPPMTGGYPPPMPGVVSPWPPMMDQSKQWDYYPPGKPAYPPGKPAYPPGPGPGPGPRREDKREKERERPRERPHEREREREHSPSTMGYNSDEERYRGYREYQAERGYSGGDRGGGERGGVDRGGDRGGGERGGDRGSGGERGGGGGERHRDRSSREKEERHRERRHREKEEGRHKSSRSSSRRRHDSEEGDGHRRHKHKKSKRSKEGKEPSDDMGGDQENQDTME from the exons ATGAATGTCCCTCCTCCTG gtttcCCTCCTCCCAGcggcccccctccctctctcatccccaccTTGGACAG caGTGGGCATCCAGGTGGATATGATGTTCGTCCTGTTCCACCATACCCCTTCCCCACAG GTGGTTTCCCTCCTCCTATGACAG gtggcTACCCTCCTCCTATGCCAGGTGTGGTGTCTCCATGGCCTCCTATGATGGACCAGTCTAAACAGTGGGACTACTACCCTCCAG GTAAACCTGCCTACCCTCCAG GTAAACCTGCCTACCCTCCAG GACCGGGACCGGGACCAGGACCCAGACGGGAGGacaagagggagaaggagagagagcgaccCAGGGAGAGACcacatgagagggagagagagcgagagcacagCCCCTCCACTATGGGCTACaacag TGACGAGGAGCGGTACCGTGGTTACCGGGAGTACCAGGCGGAGCGTGGCTACAGCGGCGGTGACCGCGGAGGGGGGGAGCGTGGCGGCGTAGACCGTGGAGGTGACCGCGGAGGGGGGGAGCGTGGCGGTGACCGTGGGAGTGGTGGTGAGCGTGGAGGTGGAGGCGGCGAGCGCCACAGAGACAGGTCGAGCcgtgagaaggaggagagacacagagagagaagacacagagagaaggaggaggggagacacAAGTCATCACgcag TAGCAGCAGGAGGAGACATGATAGTGAAGAAGGAGACGGTCACAGGAGACACAAACACAAGAAGAGCAAGAGGAGCAAGGAGGGCAAGGAACCTAGTGATGATATGGGAGGAGACCAGGAGAACCAGGACACCATGGAGTGA